In Blautia wexlerae DSM 19850, a single window of DNA contains:
- a CDS encoding DUF1385 domain-containing protein, producing MKSSNIGGQAVMEGIMMRHKDKYSIAVRRPDNEIELKVEDYKCVFGNAKFLKYPLIRGVVSFVDSLVVGTKCLMYSAEIAGDEEDEEDKQKNAALSEEELAAKKAKEDKQFKWLLYVTVAVSIVVSVAAFMLLPYALASLCRRVGASEFAVTIVEAFVKLALFMGYMLLISRMKDIQRTFMYHGAEHKCINCVEHGLPLTVDNVLASSRLHKRCGTSFLFLVMLVSIFLHFIFVLVPFYWVRLFGRLLMVPVVAGISFEIIQWAGRSDSKLADFFSKPGLAMQKLTTKEPTADMAEVAIRAVEAVFDWKAYLKEEFGVEAEQ from the coding sequence ATGAAATCATCGAACATCGGCGGTCAGGCTGTAATGGAAGGCATTATGATGCGCCATAAGGATAAATATTCCATTGCTGTCCGCAGACCGGACAATGAGATTGAATTAAAAGTAGAAGATTACAAATGTGTATTCGGAAATGCAAAATTTCTCAAATATCCACTGATCCGAGGTGTGGTAAGCTTCGTGGATTCTCTGGTGGTCGGCACAAAATGTCTGATGTATTCAGCAGAGATCGCAGGGGATGAGGAGGACGAAGAGGATAAGCAGAAGAATGCTGCTCTTTCAGAAGAGGAGCTTGCTGCAAAAAAGGCAAAAGAAGATAAGCAGTTCAAATGGCTGTTATATGTGACAGTTGCTGTCTCAATCGTGGTATCAGTTGCCGCTTTTATGTTGCTGCCATACGCCCTTGCAAGTCTTTGCAGAAGGGTTGGCGCTTCGGAATTTGCAGTTACAATAGTTGAGGCATTTGTAAAGCTTGCATTGTTTATGGGATATATGCTTCTGATTTCCAGAATGAAGGATATTCAGAGAACATTTATGTATCATGGAGCAGAGCATAAGTGCATTAACTGTGTGGAACATGGACTGCCGCTTACGGTGGATAATGTTCTTGCAAGCTCCAGACTGCATAAGAGATGTGGAACCAGTTTTCTGTTTCTGGTTATGCTGGTCAGCATTTTTCTGCATTTTATTTTTGTATTGGTTCCATTTTACTGGGTGAGACTGTTTGGAAGACTTCTTATGGTGCCGGTTGTAGCAGGAATATCTTTTGAGATTATTCAGTGGGCTGGAAGATCAGACAGCAAACTTGCTGACTTTTTCAGTAAACCGGGTCTGGCAATGCAGAAACTTACAACTAAGGAACCGACAGCAGATATGGCAGAGGTTGCGATCAGGGCTGTAGAGGCGGTTTTTGACTGGAAAGCATATCTGAAGGAAGAATTTGGAGTTGAAGCAGAACAATGA
- the rpmE gene encoding 50S ribosomal protein L31 encodes MREGIHPNYYQATVTCNCGNTFVTGSTKQDIHVEICSKCHPFYTGQQKAAQARGRIDKFNKKYGLNK; translated from the coding sequence ATGAGAGAAGGAATCCATCCTAATTATTATCAGGCAACTGTAACCTGCAACTGTGGTAACACATTCGTAACAGGATCTACAAAACAGGACATCCACGTAGAAATCTGCTCTAAATGTCATCCATTCTATACAGGTCAGCAGAAAGCAGCTCAGGCTCGTGGACGTATCGATAAGTTTAATAAGAAATACGGCCTGAACAAATAA
- the rho gene encoding transcription termination factor Rho, translating to MREKYESLSLATLKDLAKARGLKGVSALRKPELIERMLHEDELEGETKKQETVREKSQQSEVEGNGERIPQYNKTPERTQYHAPAEAVQLDSGERADGILEVLPDGYGFIRCENYLPGENDIYVSPSQIRRFNLKTGDIIKGNIRIKTQGEKFSALLYVTSINGFHPSEGQRRYNFEDMTPIFPNERLIMERPGGTVAMRIVDLISPIGKGQRGMIVSPPKAGKTTLLKDVAKSILRNNPDMHLIILLIDERPEEVTDIREAICGDNVEVIYSTFDELPEHHKRVSEMVIERARRLVEHKKDVTILLDSITRLARAYNLIIPPSGRTLSGGLDPAALHMPKRFFGAARNMREGGSLTILATALVDTGSKMDDVIYEEFKGTGNMELVLDRKLQEKRVFPAIDIQKSGTRREDLLLSKEEQEAVYIMRKALNGMKSEDAVEQILNMFTRTKNNAEFVQTVKKQKFI from the coding sequence ATGAGAGAAAAGTATGAATCATTATCACTGGCAACTTTAAAGGATTTGGCAAAAGCCAGAGGATTAAAAGGGGTTTCAGCATTGAGAAAACCGGAATTGATCGAGAGAATGCTTCACGAAGATGAACTGGAAGGTGAGACAAAAAAACAGGAAACAGTCCGGGAGAAATCGCAGCAGAGTGAAGTGGAAGGTAACGGAGAGAGAATCCCCCAGTATAACAAAACACCGGAACGTACACAGTATCATGCCCCGGCAGAGGCAGTACAGCTTGACAGTGGAGAGAGAGCAGACGGAATCCTTGAGGTACTTCCGGATGGATATGGGTTTATCCGATGTGAGAATTATCTTCCGGGGGAAAATGATATTTATGTATCACCTTCTCAGATACGCAGATTTAACCTGAAAACAGGTGATATTATTAAGGGGAATATCCGTATCAAAACACAGGGAGAGAAATTCAGTGCCCTGCTATATGTGACCTCTATCAACGGATTCCATCCCAGTGAAGGGCAGAGACGATATAATTTTGAAGATATGACACCGATTTTTCCAAATGAGAGACTGATAATGGAAAGACCGGGTGGCACAGTTGCCATGAGGATTGTAGATCTGATCAGCCCTATCGGCAAAGGACAGAGAGGAATGATCGTATCTCCTCCGAAAGCAGGTAAGACAACTTTGCTGAAAGATGTGGCAAAGTCTATTCTGAGAAACAATCCGGACATGCATCTGATCATTCTTCTGATCGATGAGCGTCCTGAGGAGGTTACAGATATCAGGGAGGCCATCTGTGGCGATAATGTGGAAGTCATTTATTCTACATTTGATGAGCTTCCGGAACATCATAAACGTGTGTCTGAAATGGTAATAGAACGTGCACGTCGTCTGGTGGAACATAAAAAAGACGTTACAATTCTTCTTGATTCTATTACAAGACTGGCAAGGGCATACAACCTGATCATACCGCCCAGCGGACGAACTCTTTCCGGTGGTCTGGACCCGGCGGCTCTTCATATGCCGAAACGTTTCTTTGGTGCGGCCAGAAATATGAGAGAGGGCGGAAGCCTTACTATTCTTGCTACAGCGCTTGTGGATACGGGAAGTAAAATGGATGATGTAATTTATGAAGAATTTAAGGGAACCGGTAATATGGAACTGGTGCTTGACCGAAAACTGCAGGAAAAGCGGGTATTCCCTGCAATTGATATCCAGAAATCCGGTACAAGAAGAGAGGATCTGCTGCTGAGTAAAGAAGAACAGGAAGCGGTTTACATTATGCGAAAAGCCCTCAATGGAATGAAGTCAGAAGATGCGGTAGAACAGATCCTGAATATGTTTACCCGTACGAAAAATAATGCTGAATTTGTGCAGACTGTAAAAAAACAGAAGTTTATCTGA
- a CDS encoding anthrax toxin lethal factor-related metalloendopeptidase, protein MKKRIVELLKKKKIAAGLTAVVLAVAVGGVAVVQQNQIPELPSYTDPVMETTIDEEETPLAAQPKVNTQTSNSTSTKKVKMKKAATKTYTKTLPATSVTSKKTSQSSNATVVTQTTVIKRITEKYTKKSKVKVVTTASTTTVTTTTTAKTDTSAGTNMTVASGNSDNSVKGSIDVGQYASRADSRVLNAYRTLGFTAEVNPSVSYSGYYDTRNRKITLRKMDDTIYHELGHFVAFISGNTDQTAEFKAIFAQEKTLYTAFNKAYVTQNSAEYFAESFKEYTLNPTVLKSSRPKTYEAVKNAVDKFTDDRIARIQKTYSVIWK, encoded by the coding sequence ATGAAGAAGAGAATAGTCGAATTATTAAAGAAGAAAAAAATAGCAGCAGGTCTTACTGCGGTAGTGCTTGCTGTTGCAGTAGGCGGTGTAGCTGTTGTACAGCAAAATCAGATTCCGGAACTGCCGTCCTATACGGATCCTGTGATGGAGACCACTATTGATGAAGAGGAGACACCTCTTGCAGCACAGCCAAAGGTAAATACTCAGACGAGTAATAGTACTTCTACCAAAAAGGTTAAAATGAAAAAAGCTGCAACAAAAACTTATACAAAAACTCTTCCTGCTACATCAGTGACTTCCAAGAAAACATCTCAAAGTTCAAATGCAACTGTGGTAACTCAGACAACTGTTATAAAAAGGATTACAGAAAAATATACGAAGAAATCAAAAGTGAAAGTGGTTACAACAGCATCTACTACAACCGTAACGACTACTACAACAGCAAAAACAGATACATCGGCAGGTACAAACATGACTGTTGCATCCGGTAATTCCGATAATTCTGTAAAGGGAAGTATTGATGTCGGACAGTATGCATCAAGGGCAGACAGCCGCGTACTTAATGCATACAGAACCCTGGGCTTCACAGCAGAGGTGAATCCATCTGTTTCCTATTCCGGGTATTATGATACCCGCAACAGAAAGATCACACTCAGGAAGATGGATGATACAATTTATCATGAATTAGGACATTTTGTAGCGTTTATTTCCGGTAATACAGATCAGACAGCCGAATTCAAAGCAATTTTTGCTCAGGAGAAGACACTGTATACAGCATTTAATAAAGCCTATGTTACACAGAACAGTGCAGAGTATTTTGCGGAGTCTTTTAAAGAATACACACTGAATCCGACAGTATTGAAATCTTCAAGACCGAAAACCTATGAAGCGGTTAAGAATGCTGTTGATAAGTTTACAGATGACCGTATTGCAAGAATACAGAAAACCTACAGTGTGATCTGGAAGTAA
- a CDS encoding transglutaminase domain-containing protein — translation MRIFHIRPFIAFILILFLLTGCSTSSGQKEEPPVYSPLQVLVPEAPGKKTLGASPLTLDISNADQGYLTAISDSDSQKMNVQLTSENEAVYSYFVSPGKSAVIPFSSGSGTYQICCYQQIDGSRYAALFADTLEVSLENEFLPFLYPNQYVNFTPDSASSKLALSIISEDASDVDALQAVYNYVVQNLTYDYDLADTVDSGYIPDVDSTLKSGKGICFDYAALTTAMLRARDIPCKLQIGYSGTVKHAWISVYIRSKGWVDKAVEFSGESWSRMDPTFDSNSKDKENIQQYIGDDDNYSVQFTR, via the coding sequence ATGCGGATTTTTCATATCCGCCCCTTTATTGCATTCATACTGATTCTATTTCTTCTGACCGGTTGCAGCACTTCTTCCGGCCAAAAAGAAGAACCGCCTGTTTATTCCCCGCTTCAGGTTCTTGTACCGGAAGCACCTGGAAAGAAAACATTAGGAGCATCCCCGTTGACATTGGATATTTCCAATGCAGATCAAGGATACCTCACCGCAATTTCTGATTCTGACAGTCAGAAGATGAATGTCCAGCTCACCAGCGAAAATGAAGCGGTCTATTCATATTTTGTCAGTCCCGGGAAAAGCGCAGTCATTCCTTTTTCCAGTGGAAGCGGCACTTATCAGATATGCTGTTATCAACAGATTGACGGCTCCCGATATGCAGCATTATTTGCAGATACTCTGGAAGTCAGCTTAGAAAATGAATTCCTGCCTTTTCTTTATCCAAACCAGTATGTCAACTTTACACCCGACTCCGCTTCCAGCAAACTGGCACTTTCTATCATCTCTGAAGATGCCTCCGATGTGGATGCCCTTCAGGCTGTTTACAATTATGTAGTCCAGAATCTTACTTATGATTATGATCTGGCAGATACTGTAGACTCCGGTTATATTCCGGACGTGGATTCGACACTGAAATCAGGGAAAGGAATCTGTTTTGACTATGCAGCTCTCACCACTGCCATGCTTCGTGCGAGGGATATTCCCTGTAAGCTGCAGATCGGATATTCAGGCACAGTAAAACACGCCTGGATCAGCGTTTATATCCGTTCAAAAGGCTGGGTTGACAAAGCTGTAGAATTCAGTGGCGAATCCTGGTCACGTATGGATCCCACTTTCGATTCCAACAGCAAGGATAAAGAAAACATTCAGCAATACATAGGGGACGATGACAATTACAGCGTACAGTTCACACGTTAA
- a CDS encoding type II secretion system F family protein, translating to MRQKNKLTNEELFHFCEQFSILLHSGISCAEGLELMLDDSRTQRGKDFFQLLLTDFEQNGSFSQTLKNSGYFPESMISYIDIGEETGCLDEVLKSLSEHYDQEIEISENIRSAITYPLIMLAMMGTVIIILLVKVLPVFQQVFRQMGLEMNHFSNGLLNAGNVISRYSAVLLILILIITAGFSALFFTEKGRFYLRRLSGRLPCIKDIPISADYARLTQAIAMGIHSGLDHVVTLEMAQKLLSHPNIREKAEKAQKLLEDGVIFEDALSESGLFEGLNARLITVGLRTGTADEVMSKLAIRYREMALTITGNILSIAEPSIVIIFSLLVGLVLLSVMMPLLGILSEIVM from the coding sequence ATGCGTCAAAAAAACAAACTGACCAATGAAGAACTTTTTCACTTCTGTGAACAGTTTTCTATTCTTCTTCACTCCGGCATTTCCTGTGCCGAGGGGCTTGAACTAATGCTGGATGACAGCCGCACACAACGCGGAAAAGATTTCTTTCAGCTTTTACTGACAGATTTTGAGCAGAACGGCTCCTTTTCACAGACATTAAAAAATTCCGGATACTTTCCGGAATCTATGATTTCCTATATAGATATCGGAGAGGAAACCGGATGTCTGGATGAAGTTTTAAAAAGTTTGTCCGAACATTATGATCAGGAAATAGAAATATCTGAAAATATTCGCAGTGCGATCACATATCCGCTGATTATGCTTGCTATGATGGGGACAGTCATCATCATTCTTCTGGTAAAAGTCCTTCCTGTCTTTCAACAGGTTTTCCGGCAGATGGGTCTGGAAATGAATCACTTTTCCAACGGACTCTTAAACGCCGGAAATGTTATCAGCCGTTATTCTGCTGTTTTACTTATTTTAATTCTTATAATCACCGCCGGATTTTCTGCCCTTTTCTTTACAGAAAAAGGACGCTTTTATCTGCGCCGGCTCTCAGGCAGATTACCCTGCATAAAGGACATTCCCATTTCCGCTGACTATGCACGTCTGACTCAGGCAATTGCCATGGGAATCCACAGTGGTCTGGATCATGTTGTCACACTGGAAATGGCACAGAAGCTTCTTTCACATCCGAATATCAGAGAAAAAGCCGAAAAAGCACAGAAGCTTCTGGAAGATGGTGTCATTTTTGAAGATGCGCTTTCAGAGTCAGGCCTCTTTGAAGGACTGAATGCACGTCTGATCACAGTCGGATTACGTACAGGTACAGCAGATGAAGTCATGAGCAAACTTGCCATCCGGTATCGTGAGATGGCGCTCACAATAACAGGAAACATTCTTTCTATCGCAGAACCTTCCATCGTTATCATCTTTTCTCTCCTGGTCGGACTGGTTCTTCTCTCTGTTATGATGCCTTTGCTTGGAATTCTTTCAGAAATTGTTATGTGA
- a CDS encoding DUF4860 domain-containing protein codes for MNLNRSSSHSHSVCRLFTVVLLGLFLIFLLVMLLFSAQAYRTATKGTQQNNNLYTASSYISVKFHQHDSSQSIFTDTVDGSPALCMTDTVNDQQYITYIYLKEQHLKELFTAARNTPSAQMGTNIASLSDFQIQQETDGFYRITLKDPDGNTSSLLLHSGFGNNSF; via the coding sequence ATGAATTTGAATCGCTCCAGCAGCCACAGTCATTCCGTTTGCAGACTTTTCACAGTTGTACTGCTTGGACTTTTCCTGATCTTTCTGCTCGTGATGCTTCTTTTTTCAGCTCAGGCCTACCGGACAGCGACAAAAGGAACTCAGCAGAACAACAACCTGTATACCGCTTCCTCCTACATATCTGTCAAATTTCACCAGCATGACAGTTCGCAGAGCATTTTCACAGACACTGTAGATGGTTCTCCGGCACTCTGTATGACTGATACAGTAAACGATCAACAGTATATTACTTATATTTATCTGAAGGAGCAGCACCTGAAAGAGCTTTTTACTGCTGCCAGAAATACACCATCCGCACAGATGGGTACAAATATTGCCAGTCTCAGTGATTTTCAGATTCAGCAGGAGACAGACGGATTCTACCGTATTACCCTTAAAGATCCAGACGGTAATACCAGCAGCCTGCTGCTGCACTCTGGTTTTGGCAACAACAGTTTCTGA
- a CDS encoding type IV pilus twitching motility protein PilT, whose protein sequence is MTEQITPEYLSFATEHHASDIFIIAGRPLSFKINGKLSIYGERLMPADTEILLRQIYQMSNNRNFDRFLEIGDDDFSFSIPGLSRFRVNTYRQRGSLAAVIRVIAFELPDPEILNIPEDVMSVSDFTKGMVLVTGPAGSGKSTTMACIVDRINHSREGHIITLEDPLEYLHRHDKCIVSQREICTDTESYLVSLRATLRQSPDVILLGEMRDYETIQTAMTAAETGHLILSSLHTTGAANTIGRIVDVFEPAQQRQISIQLSMVLQAVISQQLIPDINGHTIPAFEVMRLNPAIRNMIRDNKVHQIDGVIASSAHEHMRSMDQSLLELYKQNKITKETALKFASNADMLKRKL, encoded by the coding sequence ATGACAGAACAGATAACACCTGAATATTTATCCTTCGCAACCGAACATCACGCATCCGATATTTTTATCATTGCCGGTCGTCCGCTTTCCTTTAAAATCAACGGCAAACTGTCAATATATGGCGAACGGTTAATGCCTGCTGATACAGAAATCCTGCTACGGCAGATTTATCAGATGTCCAACAACCGTAACTTTGACCGTTTTCTGGAAATCGGAGATGATGACTTTTCTTTTTCCATCCCCGGACTTTCCCGTTTTCGTGTTAATACCTACCGCCAAAGAGGTTCTCTTGCTGCAGTTATCAGGGTAATTGCTTTTGAACTTCCCGATCCCGAAATTCTCAATATTCCGGAAGATGTTATGTCTGTTTCTGATTTTACCAAAGGAATGGTACTTGTTACAGGACCTGCAGGAAGTGGTAAATCCACAACAATGGCATGTATTGTTGACCGTATCAATCATTCCCGGGAAGGTCACATCATCACCCTGGAAGACCCTTTGGAATATCTGCACAGACATGACAAATGTATTGTCAGTCAGCGTGAAATATGCACAGATACGGAAAGCTATCTGGTGTCCCTCCGAGCCACTCTGAGACAGAGTCCGGATGTGATCCTTCTTGGCGAAATGCGAGATTATGAAACGATCCAAACCGCCATGACTGCCGCTGAAACCGGCCATCTGATCCTGTCCAGTCTTCATACCACAGGTGCCGCCAATACTATCGGGCGCATTGTAGATGTATTTGAACCGGCTCAGCAACGGCAGATTTCCATTCAGTTATCCATGGTATTGCAGGCAGTAATTTCCCAACAGCTTATCCCTGATATAAACGGGCACACTATCCCTGCCTTTGAAGTTATGCGTTTGAATCCGGCAATACGAAACATGATCCGGGACAATAAAGTTCATCAGATTGATGGAGTTATCGCTTCTTCTGCGCATGAACATATGCGTTCCATGGATCAGAGCCTTCTGGAACTTTATAAACAGAACAAAATCACAAAAGAAACCGCATTAAAATTTGCGTCCAATGCAGATATGTTAAAACGGAAGCTATAA
- a CDS encoding COG2426 family protein, translating into MEALVHWFSQNLSQYISPEGAVFIISMIPLLELRGGLLAASLLKISAAKAIPLCIVGNIIPIPFILLFIRQIFKVLKKTKLFRGLVIKLEDRAMRKSDQVKKYEFWGLMLFVGIPLPGTGAWTGSLIASLLEIDIKKSSLAIFCGIIMATVIMYIVSYGLVGNLVH; encoded by the coding sequence ATGGAAGCACTGGTACATTGGTTCTCGCAGAATCTGTCACAATATATTTCACCGGAAGGGGCAGTTTTTATTATTTCAATGATTCCGCTTTTGGAACTCAGGGGAGGATTGCTTGCAGCATCCTTACTTAAGATATCGGCTGCAAAGGCAATTCCACTGTGTATTGTTGGAAATATTATTCCTATTCCGTTTATTCTGTTGTTTATCAGACAGATTTTCAAGGTTTTAAAAAAGACGAAACTTTTTCGGGGGCTTGTTATAAAACTGGAAGACAGGGCAATGAGAAAGAGTGATCAGGTAAAGAAATATGAGTTCTGGGGGCTGATGTTGTTTGTGGGAATCCCGCTTCCGGGAACAGGGGCATGGACAGGTTCTCTGATCGCTTCTCTTCTGGAGATTGATATTAAGAAGTCTTCCCTGGCAATTTTTTGTGGGATTATCATGGCGACTGTGATTATGTATATTGTTTCTTATGGATTGGTGGGAAATCTGGTACATTAA
- the hisC gene encoding histidinol-phosphate transaminase, which yields MSRWEENIRKVIPYTPGEQPNQPDMIKLNTNENPYPPAPGVEKALREMDTDTMRLYPDPTAGELVHAIAKNYGLKDEQVFVGVGSDDVLAMSFLTFFNSQKPVLFPDITYSFYDVWADLFRIPYERPALDENFHIRKEDYFRENGGIVFPNPNAPTGVEMPLEEVEDIIRHNPDVIVIVDEAYVDFGGQSALPLIEKYDNLLVVQTFSKSRSMAGMRIGFACGNEKLIRFLNDVKYSFNSYTMDRTAIAAGVAAVEDKAYFDETCNKIIETREWTKKELKALGFSFQDSMSNFIFATHKTCPAKELFEALRGQHIYVRYFQKDRIDNFLRITVGTKEEMQKFIDFLKDYLK from the coding sequence ATGAGCAGATGGGAAGAAAATATACGTAAAGTAATACCATATACACCAGGCGAGCAGCCCAATCAGCCGGATATGATCAAGCTGAATACCAACGAGAATCCGTATCCGCCGGCACCTGGAGTGGAGAAGGCGTTGAGGGAGATGGATACAGATACTATGAGACTTTATCCGGATCCTACAGCAGGAGAACTGGTACATGCCATTGCAAAGAATTACGGGCTGAAGGATGAACAGGTTTTTGTGGGAGTAGGTTCTGATGATGTGCTTGCCATGAGTTTCCTTACATTCTTTAATTCACAGAAGCCGGTTCTTTTTCCGGATATCACATATTCTTTTTATGATGTATGGGCAGACCTGTTTCGCATTCCATATGAGAGACCGGCACTGGATGAGAACTTTCATATAAGGAAGGAAGATTATTTCAGAGAAAACGGAGGAATTGTATTCCCGAATCCGAATGCGCCGACAGGTGTGGAGATGCCGCTGGAGGAAGTGGAGGATATTATCCGCCATAATCCTGATGTGATTGTGATCGTGGACGAGGCTTATGTGGATTTTGGTGGTCAGTCGGCGCTTCCATTGATTGAAAAATATGACAACCTTCTGGTCGTACAGACATTTTCCAAGTCGCGTTCTATGGCTGGGATGAGAATTGGTTTTGCGTGTGGAAATGAGAAACTGATCAGATTCCTGAATGATGTGAAGTATTCTTTTAATTCTTATACTATGGACCGTACAGCGATTGCTGCAGGTGTGGCGGCAGTTGAAGATAAAGCATATTTTGATGAGACATGTAATAAAATCATAGAGACAAGAGAATGGACAAAGAAAGAATTGAAGGCACTGGGATTCTCTTTTCAGGATTCTATGTCTAACTTTATTTTTGCTACGCATAAAACCTGTCCTGCGAAAGAACTTTTTGAGGCATTGAGAGGGCAGCATATTTATGTTCGTTACTTCCAGAAGGACAGAATTGACAATTTCCTTCGTATCACAGTTGGAACAAAGGAAGAAATGCAGAAATTTATTGATTTTTTGAAGGATTATCTGAAGTAA
- the thrS gene encoding threonine--tRNA ligase, producing MIVTLKDGSKKEYAEAKSVIDIAYDISEGLARAACAGEVNGEVVDLRTVIDSDCELNILTAKDEKGLAVLRHTASHVLAQAVQTLFPDAKVAIGPSIDTGFYYDFDCPPFSRDDLDAIEKEMKKIIKKGAKIERFTKSREDAIAYFQEKNEPYKVELIEDLPEGSEISFYSQGDWTDLCAGPHLMSVKGVKAFKLLSSSSAYWRGSEKNAMLTRIYGTAYASKDELKEHLEQMEEAKRRDHNKLGREMKIFTTVDVIGQGLPLIMPNGVIMMQELQRWIEDEETKRGYIRTKTPLMAKSDLYKISGHWDHYKDGMFVLGDEETDKEVFALRPMTCPFQYYVYKAEQHSYRDLPLRYGETSTLFRNEDSGEMHGLTRVRQFTISEGHLIVRPDQMVKEFKDCIALAQYCLQVLGVEEDVTYHLSKWDPNNREKYIGDAEVWDQTEAHIRQMLEELNIPFTEDVGEAAFYGPKVDINAKNVYGKEDTMITIQWDALLAEQFDMYYIDENGEKQRPYIIHRTSMGCYERTLAWLIEKYAGMFPTWLCPEQVRVIPISEKFHDYAAKVEAQLKENGIRCSVDQRSEKMGYKIREARLARVPYMLIVGAKEEEEGKVSVRSRYLGDEGMKDLGEFLTSIKEEIKNKTIRKIEVQEENK from the coding sequence ATGATCGTAACATTAAAAGACGGCTCAAAAAAAGAATACGCTGAGGCAAAATCCGTAATCGACATTGCTTACGACATCAGCGAGGGACTTGCACGTGCTGCCTGTGCAGGAGAAGTAAACGGAGAAGTTGTAGACCTGAGAACAGTTATTGACAGTGACTGCGAATTAAACATCCTGACAGCAAAAGATGAAAAAGGACTTGCAGTTCTCCGCCATACAGCATCCCACGTACTTGCCCAGGCAGTACAGACCTTATTCCCGGATGCAAAGGTTGCTATCGGACCTTCTATTGATACAGGATTCTACTATGATTTCGACTGCCCTCCATTCTCCCGTGATGACCTGGATGCAATCGAAAAAGAAATGAAAAAGATCATCAAAAAAGGCGCTAAGATTGAACGCTTCACAAAATCAAGAGAAGATGCCATCGCATACTTCCAGGAGAAAAATGAACCATACAAGGTAGAACTTATCGAAGATCTTCCGGAAGGCTCCGAAATCTCTTTCTATTCCCAGGGAGACTGGACAGACCTCTGCGCAGGTCCTCACCTTATGAGTGTAAAGGGTGTAAAAGCATTCAAGCTTCTCTCCTCTTCTAGCGCTTACTGGAGAGGCAGCGAAAAGAACGCAATGCTCACACGTATCTACGGAACAGCTTATGCTTCCAAGGATGAGTTAAAAGAACATCTGGAACAGATGGAAGAAGCAAAAAGACGTGACCACAACAAACTTGGCCGTGAGATGAAGATCTTCACAACTGTAGACGTGATCGGTCAGGGACTTCCACTTATCATGCCAAACGGTGTGATCATGATGCAGGAGCTTCAGCGCTGGATTGAAGACGAAGAAACAAAACGCGGATATATCAGAACAAAAACTCCGTTAATGGCAAAGAGCGATCTCTACAAAATTTCCGGTCACTGGGATCACTACAAAGACGGTATGTTCGTTCTCGGTGACGAAGAAACAGACAAAGAAGTATTTGCGCTTCGTCCTATGACATGCCCATTCCAGTACTATGTATACAAAGCAGAACAGCACAGCTATCGTGATCTGCCTCTTCGTTACGGTGAAACATCCACTCTGTTCCGTAATGAGGATTCCGGGGAAATGCATGGTCTGACACGTGTACGTCAGTTCACGATCTCCGAAGGTCATCTGATCGTAAGACCTGACCAGATGGTAAAAGAATTTAAAGACTGTATCGCACTTGCACAGTACTGTCTGCAGGTTCTTGGTGTAGAGGAGGACGTAACCTATCACCTTTCCAAATGGGATCCTAACAACAGAGAGAAATACATCGGTGATGCAGAAGTGTGGGATCAGACAGAAGCTCATATCCGTCAGATGCTTGAAGAACTGAACATTCCGTTTACAGAGGATGTTGGCGAAGCTGCATTCTACGGACCTAAAGTTGATATCAATGCCAAGAACGTATACGGAAAAGAAGATACTATGATCACGATTCAGTGGGATGCTCTTCTGGCTGAACAGTTCGACATGTATTATATCGATGAAAACGGTGAAAAACAGCGTCCATACATCATTCATCGTACATCCATGGGATGCTACGAGAGAACACTGGCATGGCTCATTGAGAAATATGCAGGTATGTTCCCGACATGGCTCTGCCCGGAACAGGTTCGTGTGATTCCAATTTCCGAGAAATTCCACGACTATGCTGCCAAAGTTGAAGCTCAGTTAAAAGAAAACGGAATCCGCTGCTCTGTTGACCAGCGTTCCGAAAAGATGGGCTACAAGATCCGTGAAGCACGCCTTGCAAGAGTTCCATACATGCTCATTGTTGGCGCCAAAGAGGAAGAAGAAGGCAAGGTTTCCGTAAGAAGCCGTTACCTTGGTGATGAAGGAATGAAAGATCTTGGTGAATTCCTTACATCCATCAAAGAAGAAATCAAAAACAAGACAATTCGTAAAATCGAAGTTCAGGAAGAAAATAAATAA